DNA from Roseimicrobium sp. ORNL1:
GAGTGCCAATGCCAACCCCGTCCAAGGAAGAAACGATCGTCCGGCCATTTCCCGGAAGTGTGCCCGAGATCAGGTAGCATCGTCAATCTTTCGGAAGGCGATTGAGCTGCGGCAGAAACTTCGTATGGCTTTGCCCATGCTGAATCGCTGTCTCAAAACCATCCTTCTTGGGGTTGCCCTCGCTGTCTCGGGGCTGGCTTCTTCCCCTGCTGCCGAAATCGCCCCCTACACCATGCGTGGGGGATTGCCGAACTTCTGGAGGAAGGTGGTGGAGAAGGGGCCGGAGCCGGTGCGCATCAGTTACTTTGGTGGGTCCATCACGGCAGGTGCGGGCGCCAGCAAGCCGCAGTTTTGCTATCGCGAACTCCTCACCGAATGGCTGAAGAAGGAAAATCCCGGCGTGCCCTTCCAGCCTTACAATGCGGCGATTGGTGGCACGGGTTCGTGGCTCGGCGCGTTCCGTTGCTGGAATGACGTGGGCTACCAGCGCCCGGACCTCGTGATCGTGGAGTTCGCGGTGAATGATGGCGGCGTGCCGGAGGAGCAAGCCATCGCCAGCATGGAGGGCATCGTGCGCCAGCTCCGCACGAAGACCCCATCGAAGCCGGACATCCTCTTTGTGTACACGATGGTGAAGGACCATCTGGAGAGCTTCAAGGCGGGTAAGCTGCCGCCCACCATGCAGTATCATGAGAAGGTGGCAGAGCACTACGGTATCCCCAGCGTGGTGATGGCGAAGCATGCCGCGGAGCAAATCCTCGGCGGGAAGATGACCATGGAGGAATTCGCGAAGGACAACGTGCACCCCACGGATGCCGGCTATGCCTTGTACCTCGAAGCGTTGAAGCCCTTCTTCGCGGCGGTGAAGAGCGCGCCAGTAGCCAAGGAAGAGGTGAAAGCTTCGGTGCCTGCGCCCCTGTCTCCGAAGGCCATGGAGAATGCGCGCCTCGTACCCTACGATTGGGCGCAGATGGATGACGGTTGGCTCGGCTGGCAGCTCAGCACCGTGGGCAACCTTCCTCACGTGGCGGTGAGCGACAAGGCCGGCGCCACCATCACGCTGAAGTTCAAAGGTTCGCAAATCGGCATCTACGACATCATTGGTCCCGACACGGGCAACCTGGAATACACCCTCGACGGTAGCGAGTGGACGCTGAAGGAGAACTTCGACAAGTACTGCCTCAAATTTGCCCGCGCCGCCTCCACGGTCATTGCCCGCGATCTCGACCCGAAGGTGGAACACGAGCTGAAGCTCCGTATCGCCGCTGAGCCGCCGAAGGACAGCAAGGGGCGCTTCACACGCCTCGGCTGGTTCCTCGTGGATGGCGAGGTGAAGGACCCCATGGCCAGCATGGACCCGCTGGCGCGCATTGATTCCATCTACGCTGGCATGAAGCCTGTGACATGGAAGGCACCCGAGACCCGCTGGAAGAATCTGGAGAAGACCAAGGCCAAGCTGGAGAACGGTCCTGCGCTTACCATGGTGATGCTCGGTGATAGCATCATCGGCGATACCAGCACCTCAAACTTCGAATTGCTGGTGGGCCGTGACTATCCGAAGTGCGCCGTGAAGAAGGTCATGAGCGTGCGCGGTTCCACGGGCTGCTGGTATTACAAGGATGCGGAACCGCTTGAGCAGTACGTGCTGCGTCATTCGCCCGACCTCCTCGTGATTGGCGGTATCAGCCAGCGTGGTGACATCGAGGCCATCCGCTCCGTCATCCAGCAGACACGTGCAAAGTTCCCCAATGTGGAAGTCCTCCTGCTCACGCCGACCTTCGGCGGTCCGCAGTCCGACTACGTGAAGAACTTCACGCCCCAACCGGACAAGAGTAAATACTCCTACCGCGCCGACCTTCAGGAACTCGCCGTGCAGGAGAAGTGCGGCTTCTTCGATATGACCGCACCGTGGTATGACTACATGAAGAACAGCGGCTATGCGCAGGATTCGTTCAAGAGAGATCCCATTCACGCAAATCAGCGTGGCATGCAGATCCTGGGGAGGTTGATGCGGGAGTTTTTGAAGCCGTGAGGGGCCTCACCTATTAGGGTGTATCATTGATCATTCACAAAGGGCGCAGCGCTGAAGGGCATTGCGCCCTGTGTTTTTTTTCAGAGCCGTCTCGGGACAAGATTAACCCAGAGAATCATGTCGAGACACTTGAGGGCACCACCTTGCGCTACGCGCAAGGTGGTGCCTGCATGAGACGATTTTGGGACTGTAGTTTTGGCCAAGTCACGAGACGTTCGTTGTTCCTCGTCTCACTTCCCCGCCTTCAACTCCGCCAGCATCTCCATCAGATGCTTCGTCATGATCTCCGAGGCATCCTTCTGCACATTGTTCGTGCCCAGCCAAGTTTCATAACCTCCGAGTTCATGCTGCGCTGGTGTCGGCAGATAACCGCCAGCACCATTCGCCAGCTCAATCATGAAGGTGCGGGGGAAGGGGCTCTTCTTTTTGATCTCCAGCCCAATCTCCACAAACACCTCGAATGGCATCGTCACGATGGACTGGTCGCCGATGCACAGGGCCTGAAGCAGCACCGGCATGGTCTCCGGGGCTTCGGCGGCACTCAGGGTGCGGTAGGCGTAGTTCTCTGTGCGACCTTCAAGCTTCGCTTTCTCCTCCTTGGTCATGGCGACGATTTTCTTTGCTCGCTCCAGCATCTCCGGTGTGGGCTTGCGGCGTTGCAGGATCACTTCACGCTGTACGATGGCGATGCGCGGATTCTCCTGGCGCTCGGCGCTCTTCGTCGCGCGCCATGAGGCATCGGCGCACTTGGCGGCCACAAGGCGGATCTGCTCAAAGGGTTCACGCGGTGGACGTGTCTGGTCGAAGTCGATGTTATTGATGTCGCCACTGGTACCGTTGGACATCATGGCGACGAATTCCTCCTCGGGCTTGCTCCCCACACGGGAGGGCATGATGCGGGCATACTCACCAAAGTAGTCGGCGGAGACCGTGCCTTCCTTCATGCCGCCCACGTAGTGCAGTGAGTAGTTGGCGAGGAATGCCAGCGGGCGTCTCTTGCGCGTGCGCACATCCAGCACCGCCACTTCCGGGTCCGTGGGACCGGCGGGTTTCAAGATGTCAGCGCGGCCCGCGTTCGTCTTCACCTTGTCATACTCGCCAAAAGGATTCACCGGCATGGTGCCTTCCTTCAGGAAATGGCGGCGATTCTTCACTTCATCTGGTACATTGTCCGAGCCGAAGGCAATCGTCGCGGGCTGGAGCTTTGCCACCGCATCGACAATGGCTTTCACAATGCCGCCTTGAGACTTGTCACGATATGCCGCCTGCGCGCCAATGGCGCTGGTGCTGGAAATGGAAGGCGCGGTATGCGTGTGCGTGGCCGCAATGAGCATTTCTTCCGGCTTCCATCCCGTGGCCTCTGCGGCGCGTTTCTTCACCTCATCGAGTGTCTCACGACCGATGCCGAGGTTGTCCACAATCACGATGACCACCTTGCCCTCACCGTTCTTCAATGCGACGGCGCGCGCGTGAAGAGGGTCATTCACTCCCGCCGAGGAGCGCGGCGAGAAGGAACCTCGTAACGAAAGCGGCCATTGGTCCGGCGTGATGTCCACCGCGGCTGCACCGGCTTGCAGTCCGGTGGCCTCCGCCGCTTTCAGCGGTGCTGCTGCATGGAGCAGGGAGGTGGTGGCGAGGGTAAACGCGGTGCACTTCGAGAGGAGGGAAAAGCGAAGTTTCATGAGGAGGAAGATGAGAAACGCGTGAGTCTCAGAAACGGTGATCGATGGAGAAATCTTCGGTTAGATGACTGTGTGAATGCTTTTCCACGTGTGGATCGCGGATCGATGGGCTGCCCCAAAGTAGTTTCGGCTTCATCCGAAGTGGAAACGTCTCCAGCGTTCGCCACCCCTTCCTGATTCGACTGGAGTCGAAGCTACTTTGGGGCTTCGCTACTTTGGGAAACATCCCCCTTTGCGGCATCGCCCTGCCCGGCTATGCTCGCCCTCGCATGAAACTCGGACTGATTGGTTGCGGTAAGATGGGCGGTGCGCTTCTCAAGGGCGCGCTGAAGGCCTCGCTCGTGAAAGCGAAAGACATCTCCCTGTATGACAAGGTACCCGCTGCTGTGAAAGCCCTGCAATTCGAAGCTCCCACAGCGAAGGCAGCCAAAGACCCCAGCGAACTCGTGGCTGCCTCCCAGGTCATCGTGCTTGCCGTGAAACCACAGGACATGCCGGCGCTGCTTCAAGGCCTGGTAAAAGATACCAAGCTCAAGCTGGAGAAGTGCCTCTTCCTTTCCATCGCCGCCGGCATCACGCTGAAGCAGCTTGAGTCCTGGCTCGGTGGTCAGGCTCGTGTGATTCGCTCTATGCCGAATACACCCGCGCTGGTGCTTTCCGGAGCCGCTGCGTTTGCCCGTGGCCAGCATGCCACGGAGGAAGATGCCGCACTCGCCGCCAAGGTGCTTGGTGCCGTGGGTGTCGCCCAGGAAGTGCCGGAGAAGCTGCTGGATGCCGTGACCGGCTTGAGCGGCAGCGGTCCCGCGTATGTGTATACCGTCATTGAAGCCTTGGCAGACGGCGGCGTGCTGATGGGCCTGCCCCGTGCCACCGCTCTCCAACTTGCCGCACAAACTGTGGCTGGTGCTGCACAGATGGTGCTGGAGACGGGCAAGCATCCCGGTGTGCTGCGGGATGAAGTCACCAGTCCGGGTGGTACTACCATCGCGGGCCTTGAGCAGCTTGAGGCGAATGGATTGCGGAATGCGCTGATTCAAGCCGTGCGGAAGGCGACGGAGCGGAGCAAGGAGTTGGCGGGGTAGGATTCCAATTTGGGGCTGAAGTAGTGGATTGCCGCGTGGTGTAGCAGCTGATCGTAGCCGACTTTCTCCGAAAGTCGCTGCGCGCCGACAGTACCCTATGAGAGTGTTTTCACCCGCTTCGACTTTCGGAGAAAGTCGGCCACGATGTTGCGGACTACGTTGTCACTTCGCCTGAATCGCAAACACGTCCGCATCCTTCATCACGAAGCGCAGCTTCACCGGCTGGCCGACGAGCTTGCTGATGTCGTTGCCACTCTTCCAGGACACGGTGCGCTCGATCTCATCACCGATCTGTTCCACCGCGTCTTCCAGCGCATAGCCAGGCATTGGCTTGCCTTGCGCATCTTGAATCTCCACCTGCACGCCGCCAGTGGCGCCGGTTGCGAAGTTCATGGTGAGCTTGCTGCCGGTGAAGGTAATAGATTTGGTGGTGAACTCACCGCCGCGATAGGGGGCGTTCACACTCGCGAAGCCATCCGTGCGCAGGGTGTAGCGCAGCAGGTGGGTGCTGGGTTGTGCATAGTGGGCCTGCTTGTAGAGGCTCATCTCGGCAGGACCGGTGGGTACCACGCCGCAGGCAGTAAGTCCGGCACGCGAAGCCCAATTGCCCAAGTCAGTGCCGGGGCGAATCCACGCTTCCATGAAGGTGCGGTCGTAGTTGTTCCCGCCACGTGAGGAGATGAAGACAGCCTCCGCGCAGCCGCCTGAGTATCCCTTCTTCACGCCAAGCGCAGCGGCCTGTTCATCCGTGAGCACCTTGCGGCTGGGCATGAAGCGCATGGGCGTGCTGATGTAGAGATGCGGCGCGCGGAAGTAGGCATGCGTGTTGTTCGTGTAGAGATGCTCCGCGGGTGTATCACCAAAACTCATGCGCTCCGGCTCGGTCCAGTTGATGAAATCCTTGGATGTGGTGCGCGCCACAGTACGGAAGCCCTTCGGCTGCCACACCTTTTCATCCACCGTACCGCCGGTGAAGACGCGGAAGTAGAGCAGGTAGCACTGTTCCGCCTCCGACCAGAAGGCGACATTCTGCGAGTCGAAGGCGCCTTTGCGGAACACCGCCTCATCACGCAGTTTCTTCCAGTGGATGCCATCGGGTGATACCCATGCCACGAGTCCCGACTTTGCGGTGCCGGCTACGGCCTTGTACTTTTGATCAGGAGCGCAGGCCGGATTGGTATCGAGGAAGGGCGCAAAGTTGTGGGTGAAGGGCGACTCATCGAGGATGATGTTGTTGTCCTTGCTGCCGCCGGATTCATGGAGACCGAGGTTAGGCTTCGTCCAGGTGATGCCATCCTTGCTCTCGGCCATGCAGGTGACTTCGCCCTTGGTGCCATCCGCGCCAAGGTCAGGTCGAGCGCGGTAGTACAGGCGATACGTGCCGCCATCCTTGAGCGCCGTGAAGTACCCGCAGAAGGAGCCCTCCCAGGGCGCGTTCAGCGTCAGCGCGGTCCCGGCCAGCACGGGCTCATGGAGCTTCAACTCACAGCGATCCAGCTTCTCGATAAGGTAATTGTCCACGAACAATTCGAGCCGTGAACCAAGGGCGATGGGATCGGCGGCAGGTGCCGGCG
Protein-coding regions in this window:
- the proC gene encoding pyrroline-5-carboxylate reductase, which gives rise to MKLGLIGCGKMGGALLKGALKASLVKAKDISLYDKVPAAVKALQFEAPTAKAAKDPSELVAASQVIVLAVKPQDMPALLQGLVKDTKLKLEKCLFLSIAAGITLKQLESWLGGQARVIRSMPNTPALVLSGAAAFARGQHATEEDAALAAKVLGAVGVAQEVPEKLLDAVTGLSGSGPAYVYTVIEALADGGVLMGLPRATALQLAAQTVAGAAQMVLETGKHPGVLRDEVTSPGGTTIAGLEQLEANGLRNALIQAVRKATERSKELAG
- a CDS encoding neutral/alkaline non-lysosomal ceramidase N-terminal domain-containing protein, which encodes MKLRFSLLSKCTAFTLATTSLLHAAAPLKAAEATGLQAGAAAVDITPDQWPLSLRGSFSPRSSAGVNDPLHARAVALKNGEGKVVIVIVDNLGIGRETLDEVKKRAAEATGWKPEEMLIAATHTHTAPSISSTSAIGAQAAYRDKSQGGIVKAIVDAVAKLQPATIAFGSDNVPDEVKNRRHFLKEGTMPVNPFGEYDKVKTNAGRADILKPAGPTDPEVAVLDVRTRKRRPLAFLANYSLHYVGGMKEGTVSADYFGEYARIMPSRVGSKPEEEFVAMMSNGTSGDINNIDFDQTRPPREPFEQIRLVAAKCADASWRATKSAERQENPRIAIVQREVILQRRKPTPEMLERAKKIVAMTKEEKAKLEGRTENYAYRTLSAAEAPETMPVLLQALCIGDQSIVTMPFEVFVEIGLEIKKKSPFPRTFMIELANGAGGYLPTPAQHELGGYETWLGTNNVQKDASEIMTKHLMEMLAELKAGK
- a CDS encoding SGNH/GDSL hydrolase family protein, which gives rise to MLNRCLKTILLGVALAVSGLASSPAAEIAPYTMRGGLPNFWRKVVEKGPEPVRISYFGGSITAGAGASKPQFCYRELLTEWLKKENPGVPFQPYNAAIGGTGSWLGAFRCWNDVGYQRPDLVIVEFAVNDGGVPEEQAIASMEGIVRQLRTKTPSKPDILFVYTMVKDHLESFKAGKLPPTMQYHEKVAEHYGIPSVVMAKHAAEQILGGKMTMEEFAKDNVHPTDAGYALYLEALKPFFAAVKSAPVAKEEVKASVPAPLSPKAMENARLVPYDWAQMDDGWLGWQLSTVGNLPHVAVSDKAGATITLKFKGSQIGIYDIIGPDTGNLEYTLDGSEWTLKENFDKYCLKFARAASTVIARDLDPKVEHELKLRIAAEPPKDSKGRFTRLGWFLVDGEVKDPMASMDPLARIDSIYAGMKPVTWKAPETRWKNLEKTKAKLENGPALTMVMLGDSIIGDTSTSNFELLVGRDYPKCAVKKVMSVRGSTGCWYYKDAEPLEQYVLRHSPDLLVIGGISQRGDIEAIRSVIQQTRAKFPNVEVLLLTPTFGGPQSDYVKNFTPQPDKSKYSYRADLQELAVQEKCGFFDMTAPWYDYMKNSGYAQDSFKRDPIHANQRGMQILGRLMREFLKP